Within the Pseudomonas putida genome, the region TGATTGCCGCCGAACTGGGCCAGCCGCACAGCTCCATGCGCAGCCTGGCCGAGGCCCTCGGTATCCCGCGCAAAACCTTGCATGACAAGCTGCGCAAGCACGGCCTCAGTTTTGACGGTGGCCACAGCGGGCCCGACGACCAAGAGGACAACCGCCCATGAACAGCGACAGCCAGTACCTGCAGGACGTACTGCACAGCGACATTCCCCTGACCCGTGAAATGGGCCTGCAGGTCATCGATTGGCAAGGCCAGAACCTGCGCCTGCAACTGCCGCTGGCCGCCAACGTCAACCACAAGAGCACCATGTTCGGCGGCAGCCTGTACTGCGCCGCCGTTCTGGTGGGCTGGGGCTGGCTGCACCTGCGCCTGCGCGAACTGGGCATCGACGACGGGCATATCGTCATTCAGGAA harbors:
- a CDS encoding YiiD C-terminal domain-containing protein translates to MNSDSQYLQDVLHSDIPLTREMGLQVIDWQGQNLRLQLPLAANVNHKSTMFGGSLYCAAVLVGWGWLHLRLRELGIDDGHIVIQEGQISYPLPVTGTAVARCAAPDEKTWERFVTLYQRRGRARLTLDTTVCNAGSDVPAVRFSGQYVLHR